A DNA window from Candidatus Roseilinea sp. contains the following coding sequences:
- a CDS encoding ABC transporter substrate-binding protein: MKKETKLTRRQLLRLSAIAGASTALAACAAPAAPAQPAAPNVTEAPAPTEAPAAPAGGTVQVLHRQEYFKALEEELKKQTEEFIASLGYTPDVSTVNPELFGDFVAKMQAAVAAGNPPDLAYHGNSVSVMYDSDIVEDVTDIVDELVGKYGEIVPASVPRNARFDEKWWSVPFITTAGAWFVRRDVAEAAGVDVKQLPKLQDRLDAAIKMSDPSKEMYGWGLTVNRSGDGHGLIQTAFQAFGGRAVDETGTKITFNSPETIAGVEWLATIYTDEKYKPILPPGVESWTDPSNNEAYLAGKIAMTQNAFSVYAAAKRDNNPVYPNTAVVRFPLTNDGSIELGTGGAQWYTIFKGVKNRDVAKQIILHFIDPARFTPLSGLGGGLFMPAYKNNWTDDLLKLEPAFPALKEIMFNPTDYTGFSYPAQPNAATDAWFATGFLSEMMANVITGKMTAAEAVKDATEKGIAIFEEKGLPQS; this comes from the coding sequence GTGAAGAAAGAGACTAAGCTCACCCGACGCCAATTACTTCGCCTGTCCGCGATCGCCGGGGCCAGCACAGCGCTCGCTGCCTGCGCCGCACCGGCCGCTCCCGCTCAGCCAGCGGCGCCGAATGTGACCGAAGCCCCCGCGCCCACTGAAGCGCCTGCAGCGCCGGCCGGCGGCACCGTTCAAGTGCTGCACCGCCAGGAATATTTCAAGGCGCTGGAAGAGGAGCTGAAGAAGCAGACTGAGGAATTCATCGCCAGCCTGGGCTACACGCCCGATGTCTCCACGGTCAACCCCGAGTTGTTCGGCGACTTTGTGGCCAAGATGCAGGCAGCGGTAGCCGCGGGCAACCCGCCCGACCTTGCTTATCATGGCAACAGCGTGTCTGTGATGTACGACTCGGACATCGTCGAGGACGTCACAGACATCGTGGATGAACTGGTCGGCAAATACGGCGAAATCGTGCCGGCCAGCGTGCCGCGCAATGCGCGCTTCGACGAGAAGTGGTGGTCGGTGCCATTCATCACGACTGCCGGCGCGTGGTTTGTGCGACGCGACGTCGCCGAAGCCGCCGGCGTAGACGTCAAACAACTGCCAAAGCTGCAAGATCGGCTCGATGCAGCCATTAAGATGTCCGATCCTTCCAAGGAGATGTATGGCTGGGGCCTGACCGTCAACCGGAGCGGTGACGGCCACGGCTTGATCCAGACAGCGTTCCAGGCCTTCGGCGGCCGCGCGGTAGACGAGACCGGCACCAAGATCACCTTCAATTCGCCGGAGACCATCGCCGGCGTGGAGTGGCTGGCTACCATCTATACCGACGAGAAATACAAGCCCATCCTGCCACCCGGCGTGGAGAGCTGGACCGATCCGAGCAACAACGAGGCATATCTGGCCGGCAAGATCGCCATGACCCAGAACGCCTTCAGCGTCTATGCCGCGGCCAAGCGCGACAACAACCCGGTTTATCCGAACACGGCGGTGGTGCGCTTCCCGCTAACCAACGACGGCTCAATCGAGCTCGGCACCGGCGGCGCACAGTGGTACACCATCTTCAAAGGGGTCAAGAACCGCGATGTCGCCAAACAAATCATTTTGCACTTCATTGACCCAGCGCGGTTCACGCCGCTGTCGGGATTAGGTGGCGGATTGTTCATGCCGGCCTACAAGAACAACTGGACCGACGACCTGCTCAAGCTTGAGCCGGCCTTCCCGGCGCTCAAGGAGATCATGTTCAATCCGACCGACTACACCGGCTTCTCGTATCCGGCGCAGCCAAACGCCGCGACCGACGCCTGGTTCGCCACCGGCTTCCTGAGCGAGATGATGGCCAACGTCATCACCGGCAAGATGACCGCTGCCGAGGCCGTCAAGGACGCCACCGAGAAGGGCATCGCCATCTTCGAAGAGAAGGGCCTGCCGCAGAGTTAG
- a CDS encoding type 11 methyltransferase, with the protein MPDTLYVHRDRDFLSYLLRRYWFAPPVALWRAIEARALSTLDFPAPMLDFGCGDGLFTEAIFGKQDGIYGCDIAKGELPAARDSGVYCHGVQFADGHHLPYRDGAFGTVHVNSVIEHIPDPQNVLPELARVLRPGGLLVLTVPSDRFHDLLDGVRTAPTKEAAARYARDVDQRFAHYHYHTADEWRVLLATVNVKLIEVRYYVSPEAEQQWDRMNRAYGIGRRSLFSILASPRLRPLGYQPLMARLIYNQLIAKLRPYYDARVADCGGGLLVLGRKLNSTTEGSDR; encoded by the coding sequence ATGCCCGACACCCTATACGTCCATCGTGACAGGGATTTCCTCTCCTACCTCCTAAGACGCTACTGGTTTGCGCCGCCGGTTGCCCTGTGGCGCGCGATCGAGGCCAGGGCGCTGAGCACGCTCGACTTTCCGGCGCCCATGCTCGACTTCGGCTGCGGCGACGGCCTTTTCACCGAAGCGATCTTCGGTAAGCAAGACGGCATCTATGGCTGCGACATCGCCAAAGGGGAATTGCCGGCCGCGCGCGACAGCGGCGTGTACTGCCATGGCGTGCAGTTCGCCGATGGACACCACTTACCCTATCGCGATGGCGCCTTCGGCACGGTGCATGTCAACTCGGTGATCGAGCACATCCCAGATCCACAGAACGTGCTGCCAGAGCTGGCACGCGTGCTGCGACCCGGTGGCCTGCTTGTGCTCACCGTTCCCAGCGACCGCTTCCACGATCTGCTCGACGGTGTGCGCACCGCGCCGACAAAGGAAGCCGCCGCGCGCTATGCCCGTGATGTGGATCAGCGCTTCGCGCACTACCACTACCATACCGCCGACGAATGGCGTGTGCTCCTCGCCACGGTGAACGTCAAACTCATCGAGGTGCGCTACTACGTCTCACCAGAAGCTGAGCAACAGTGGGATCGCATGAACCGCGCCTACGGCATCGGGCGACGTTCGCTCTTCAGCATATTAGCTTCCCCGCGCCTGCGCCCGCTGGGCTATCAGCCATTGATGGCCCGACTTATATACAACCAGCTCATCGCCAAACTCCGCCCGTATTACGATGCTCGCGTTGCCGACTGCGGCGGTGGCCTGCTGGTCCTCGGACGCAAGTTGAACTCAACCACTGAAGGGTCGGATCGATGA
- a CDS encoding uridylate kinase: MIFLKLGGSLITDKTQANTPRLDVIRRLAREIQDWRLAMARHPSSPRCDVRLLIGHGSGSFGHAAAKRYGTRAGVRDAEGWRGFAEVSVAAARLNRIVADALHEAGVPVISFCPSASARCVDGRLVYLDDAPIRAALDHGIVPLVMGDVAFDDRRGGTIVSTEEVFAYLANVLSVAHVLLAGETEGVYRYFEPRSREGGQRVDIIPRITPLNWDAVRGNVGGSRGADVTGGMASKVRDMLALVAAHPTTIVRIFSGLVEGNVTRALRGEPIGTEIIATDDARLVGPGAPVNV; the protein is encoded by the coding sequence ATGATTTTCCTCAAACTCGGCGGTTCCCTGATCACCGACAAGACTCAGGCCAACACCCCTCGCCTGGATGTGATTCGCCGCTTGGCGCGGGAGATTCAGGATTGGAGATTGGCGATGGCGCGCCATCCGTCCTCTCCCCGTTGCGATGTCCGATTGCTCATCGGTCACGGCAGCGGGTCGTTCGGTCATGCAGCGGCGAAGCGATATGGCACGCGCGCCGGTGTGCGCGATGCGGAGGGCTGGCGCGGCTTCGCCGAGGTGTCGGTGGCCGCAGCTCGCTTGAACCGCATCGTGGCCGACGCGTTGCACGAAGCCGGCGTGCCGGTGATCAGCTTTTGTCCCTCGGCCAGCGCGCGCTGCGTGGATGGACGGCTGGTCTACCTCGACGACGCGCCGATCCGGGCAGCGCTCGATCACGGCATTGTCCCGCTGGTGATGGGGGACGTGGCATTCGATGATAGGCGCGGCGGGACGATCGTCTCGACCGAGGAAGTGTTTGCCTATCTCGCCAATGTTCTATCGGTGGCGCATGTGCTGTTGGCTGGCGAAACCGAAGGTGTGTATCGCTATTTTGAGCCGCGGAGTCGTGAGGGTGGGCAGAGGGTTGACATCATTCCACGCATCACACCGCTGAACTGGGATGCGGTTCGCGGCAACGTGGGCGGCTCGCGCGGGGCGGATGTGACCGGCGGCATGGCGAGCAAGGTGCGCGACATGCTCGCACTCGTTGCGGCGCATCCGACGACGATCGTGCGCATCTTCTCCGGCCTGGTCGAGGGCAACGTCACGCGCGCGCTGCGCGGCGAGCCCATCGGCACAGAAATTATCGCAACGGACGATGCACGGCTGGTCGGGCCGGGCGCGCCGGTGAACGTTTAG
- a CDS encoding SLC13 family permease codes for MAVNWTNSLSLPVLTSISPVVALTVILVIAFALMLTDRLRPDLVAIGVALSLGLTGIIEPHEVFIGFSSSAVVTIIGIFILAQGLQRTGVTRAFGRVLAQANRGGERGMIALVMSSGACLSLFMNNIAAAAVLLPGAVDAVKRRKLIPSKIMMPMAFATSLGGMATLLTTANIVVSEALTVSGQRGYGLLDFAPVGVPVTFAGILFMLTLGRRLLPTRDPAALDPARANSHVLTESYELFQRLNRVRIPPTSSLVNQRIVDSGIGKQYGMSVMAVLRNGQTVLAPSPDEIIRAHDTLLVIGRRERAEQLRQYGAIVEPDSPFEGEITSNDVSLVEVIPAPRSRAIGQTLRQLRFREKFGASVLALWHGGRSVRTDLATIPLEFGDAMLVHGSREAISLLQSDSDFLVLRPPAAEDAPVRADRAVFAVVILIVALTAAALDIMPIALATMLGALAMVLVGCLSMDEAYRAIEWRAVFLIAGMLPVSIAMQRTGAADALGRVITALLSDFGPVAVGAGLLTLTMLLAQVMSGQVTAVVLAPIAISTAQAIGSDPRAMAMFVALGCSLTFITPSAHPVNTFVMGAGGYQASDYPRVGVPLTLVCIILIIVLVTFVWRP; via the coding sequence ATGGCAGTCAATTGGACAAATAGCCTCAGCTTGCCTGTGTTGACGTCCATCTCGCCGGTTGTAGCGCTGACCGTGATCCTTGTGATTGCGTTCGCGCTCATGCTAACCGATCGCCTGCGACCGGACCTGGTCGCCATCGGCGTCGCGTTGTCGCTCGGCCTGACCGGCATCATCGAACCGCACGAAGTCTTCATCGGCTTCAGCAGCTCGGCGGTCGTCACCATCATCGGCATCTTCATCCTGGCGCAAGGGTTGCAGCGCACCGGCGTCACGCGCGCATTTGGGCGAGTTTTAGCCCAGGCCAACCGGGGCGGCGAACGCGGCATGATCGCGCTGGTGATGAGCAGCGGCGCCTGTCTCTCGCTGTTCATGAACAACATCGCCGCCGCCGCCGTGCTGTTGCCGGGCGCAGTGGACGCCGTAAAGCGCCGCAAGTTGATCCCTTCAAAGATCATGATGCCGATGGCGTTCGCGACATCGCTCGGCGGCATGGCGACACTGCTCACCACCGCCAACATCGTCGTTTCCGAGGCGCTCACGGTCAGTGGACAGCGCGGCTACGGTCTGCTCGACTTCGCACCGGTCGGCGTGCCGGTTACCTTCGCCGGCATACTCTTCATGCTCACGCTCGGCCGGCGGCTGCTGCCGACGCGTGACCCGGCGGCGCTCGATCCGGCGCGCGCCAACAGCCATGTGCTGACCGAGTCGTATGAACTCTTTCAGCGCCTGAACCGGGTGCGCATTCCGCCCACCTCCAGTTTGGTCAACCAGCGCATCGTCGACAGCGGCATCGGCAAGCAATACGGCATGAGCGTCATGGCCGTGTTGCGCAACGGCCAGACTGTGCTCGCCCCTTCGCCGGATGAAATCATCCGCGCCCACGACACGTTGCTGGTCATCGGCCGCCGCGAACGCGCCGAACAACTCAGGCAATACGGCGCAATCGTCGAGCCGGATAGCCCGTTCGAGGGTGAGATCACCTCCAACGACGTTTCGCTGGTCGAAGTGATACCGGCGCCGCGTTCACGCGCCATCGGCCAGACGCTGCGTCAGTTGCGCTTCCGAGAGAAGTTCGGAGCCAGCGTGCTGGCGCTCTGGCATGGTGGCCGCTCCGTGCGCACCGACCTGGCGACCATCCCATTGGAGTTCGGCGATGCCATGCTGGTGCATGGCTCGCGCGAAGCCATCTCGCTGCTGCAGAGCGACTCCGACTTCCTCGTGCTGCGGCCGCCGGCGGCCGAAGATGCACCGGTGCGCGCCGACCGCGCCGTATTTGCGGTCGTCATCCTGATCGTCGCGCTGACCGCAGCAGCGCTGGACATCATGCCCATCGCGCTGGCGACGATGCTGGGCGCGCTGGCCATGGTCCTGGTCGGCTGCCTCTCGATGGACGAAGCCTATCGTGCAATCGAGTGGCGCGCAGTGTTCCTGATCGCCGGCATGCTGCCGGTCAGCATTGCCATGCAGCGCACCGGCGCCGCAGATGCGCTGGGACGCGTCATCACCGCGTTGCTCTCCGACTTTGGGCCGGTCGCAGTCGGCGCCGGGCTGCTGACGCTGACGATGCTGCTCGCACAGGTGATGTCCGGCCAGGTCACCGCCGTCGTGCTCGCGCCGATCGCGATCAGCACAGCGCAAGCGATCGGCAGCGACCCGCGTGCGATGGCGATGTTCGTCGCATTGGGCTGCTCGCTCACGTTCATCACGCCGAGCGCACACCCCGTGAACACGTTCGTGATGGGCGCAGGCGGCTACCAGGCCAGCGACTACCCCCGCGTCGGCGTGCCGCTCACACTGGTCTGCATCATTCTCATTATCGTGCTGGTCACATTCGTCTGGCGGCCTTGA
- a CDS encoding GlcNAc-PI de-N-acetylase, whose product MVIAAHPDDIEFGCAGTCAKWAKRGARIIYVLVTSGNGGTHNATLTRETIAEIREREQRAAAEICGVHEVEFLRYNDGEVMPTLELRKDLVRMIRKHKPEVVIAMDPTRMYSGKEYINHPDHRAVGIATLDAIAPVAAMPLMYPELGPAHKVREVWIQWVDDPDTWVDISDTLELKVRALLQHKSQVGEEIAQRIRDWALQEGKGLAPAEAFKVIFLEKRDPPARESKAPDGQAATLTLGA is encoded by the coding sequence ATGGTCATCGCGGCTCATCCCGACGACATCGAATTCGGCTGCGCCGGCACCTGCGCTAAGTGGGCCAAGCGCGGCGCGCGAATTATCTACGTCCTGGTCACCAGCGGCAACGGCGGCACGCACAATGCCACGCTCACCCGCGAGACGATCGCCGAGATACGCGAGCGCGAGCAGCGCGCCGCCGCCGAGATCTGCGGCGTGCACGAAGTCGAGTTCCTGCGCTACAACGACGGCGAGGTGATGCCCACGCTTGAGCTGCGCAAAGACCTCGTGCGCATGATTCGCAAGCACAAGCCTGAGGTGGTGATCGCCATGGACCCCACGCGCATGTACAGCGGCAAGGAGTACATCAACCATCCCGATCATCGCGCGGTCGGCATCGCCACGTTAGATGCCATCGCGCCGGTCGCGGCCATGCCGCTGATGTATCCCGAACTCGGCCCGGCGCACAAAGTGCGCGAAGTGTGGATCCAATGGGTGGACGACCCCGACACGTGGGTGGACATCAGCGACACGCTCGAGCTGAAGGTGCGCGCGTTGCTGCAACACAAAAGCCAGGTCGGCGAAGAGATAGCGCAGCGCATCCGCGACTGGGCGCTCCAGGAAGGCAAGGGATTGGCGCCGGCAGAAGCGTTCAAGGTCATCTTCCTGGAGAAACGCGACCCGCCGGCCCGCGAGAGCAAGGCGCCCGATGGCCAGGCAGCAACCCTGACCCTGGGTGCCTGA